The genomic DNA GAGCAGGCCCTTGTCTTTTTCCTCAACCGAGATCTTGATCGGGATCCGCTGGACCACCTTGGTGAACTCGCCAGCGGAGTTGTCCCTGGGGATCAGGGCAAACTTGGCCCCGGCCGCCTCTCCGACCAGGATCACCTTGCCGTGAAAGGTCTTACCGCCGTAGGTGTCCACGTCCAGGTCCACGTTCTGGCCCACCTTGACTCCCTCGGTCTTGGTCTCCTCCAGGTTGGCCGTGACATAGACACTCCCTTTGTCATACACAGACAAAACCGGATAACCGGCGCTGATGAAATCCCCCTGGTTCATGAATTTCTTGGCCACCACGCCCTGCACCTGGCTTTTTATCCTCGTATATCCCAGGCTGGTCCTGGCCACGTTCAGCCCCTCCTGTGCGGCCTTGAGCGCGGAGCGCATGGCCTCCACGGCGCTCTCAGCCTCCTTGACCTGATAGCTGCCTGCCCTGGCCTGCCGGAGGTCCGCCTCCGCGGCCGCAACTTTGGAGCGGACGCCGATCCGCGCCGCCTCCATGACATCATACCGGCTTTTTGAAACGGCCCCGGATTGCAACAGACCCTGGATCCGGTCATAATCCTTCTGCACCTGATCCGCATCGGCCCCTGCGGCGGTCAACTGGCTTTCGGCCCTGCGGATCTGCTCTCGTGAGGCCACACGAAGGTTCTCCAGGGCGGCAAGGCTCCGGTTCAGGTTGCTTTGGGCTGCCCTGACATTGGCCTCCTGAAGGGCGGCCTGGTTCCGGTAATCCGTTTCATTGATCTCCACGAGGAGCTCCCCTTTTTCAATCGGGTCGCCCTCCTGCACATGGATCTTCTGGATATAACCGGAGACCAGCGGGGCCACGTTGATCATGTCCGATTCCACGAAGGCATTGTCCGTGATGGCATGGGTGAACCGGTAATGGAACCACTTCACTGCGATCACAGCAAAGATGATCAGGACGATCAGGAAAAAGACAAGGAAGACCTTTTTGCCGGTGGTCATGGCCGGTTTTTCTCCTGAGGCTTCCTTTTTTTCTTCGGATCTTTTTTCTTCCATGGATGGATCTGTCATCTCTTCTTCCCTTTTTTGGCAAGGCCGAAAGCGTGACCGTGGTTTCTCGGCAGCCTGCTGATATTTTTACGCCTGGATTAGACAACCCGGATCACAGGCAGTTCAAAAACCTTGAACCCGGAGCCGCCGAGTCTGTCCGACAGTTCCTGCACGGCCTTCATGACCGTGTCTTCGATCTCTTCTTCTACGGCCACAGCCACGGCGCGGTTGAAGCCGGGCCAGACCGGGGTGTCGAGCTTAGGATCGGAGTTCTTCCCTTTTCCCAGGACGCGGTCCCACTGGGTGTAGCCGGTGACGCGGCAGTGGTTGAGAGTCTCCATGACGTCTTCGTCGAAGTCCACATCATAAATTATTAATAGCAGCTTCATTTTTGGTATTTCCCCCATTTCATTTTAGGGTCTTGCTTCGCCCGTAAGGTTAGCGGCATAGGGTTCAAGGGGCCGAGGGGTCAAGGGTTCAAGTGGTTCAAGAAAACAAGTATCCCAAGGGTTCAAGGGTCCAAGTGAAATGCTGAAACACAACTAAAATCTCCGGAGAACATTCACTCGAGCCCTTCAACCCTCGGACCCTCGAACCCTTCCTTTTGTCTTTCCTCTCACTCGACCCCTTGAACCCTTGACCCCTTGAACCCTGATTTCTTCAACCCCTGACCCCTCGACCCCTTGAACCCTCGAACCCTGTCTTTTTTCTTTCCTCTCACTTGACCCCTCGACCCCTTGAATCCTCGAACCCTGTCTTTTTTCTTCTCTCAAACATATAGTAGATGGTCGGGATCAGGACCAGCGTCACCAGGGTGGAGACGGTGAGTCCTCCGATCATGGTGATTCCCAGGGGGTTCCAGACCTCCGCGCCCACCTGCCGGGACACGGCCAGGGGGACCATGCCGAAGAGCGTGGTGAGCGTGGTCATGAGCACGGGCCTCAGGCGGTGCTTTCCGGCCTGGGTCACGGCATCGAGCAGCTCGTAACCCCGCTTCTGCAGGAGATGGATATAGTCCACGAGGATGATCGCATTGTTCACCACGATCCCCATGAGCATGATCACTCCCATGAAGGAGATGAGCCCCAGGCTCACGCCGGTGAGGTAAAAGGCATAGATCACCCCGGTAAAGGCAAAGGGGATGGAGAACATGATGATGAACGGGTCCCTCAGGTTCTCAAACAATGCGGCCATGATCATGTAAACCAGGAGGATCCCCAGGATGAGCAGGGACGTCAACTCGCCGAAGGCCTTCTTCTGCTCCTCCACGTCGCCGCCGAAACTCACGGTAACCCCGTCGGGAAGCCCCATGCCCTCAAGGGTCTCTCGGATCTCTTTGGTGGCGTCGCCGAGGGCGCGCCCGAACAGATCCGCCTCCACGCGTACGACCTGCTGCCGGTTCTTGCGCTCGATCTCAATGGGACCCTCCCCTTCCACAATCCGGGCCAGGTTGCTCAGCCGGATCTTCCTTCCGTCGGGGGTGAAGATCGGGGCGTCGAGCAGGTTTTGGAGACGATCCTTGTCGGCCTCGTCAAATCGGGTGAAGATGTCGTAGCTGTCCGCTGCGTCCTTGTATTCGGAGGCATCCTTTCCGTAAAAATAGTTTCTGAGAGTCCCCGCGACGGCAGCGATGTTCAGCCCCAGGGCCGCGGCCTTTTGCCGGTCCACATCCACCCAGAGCTCGGGCCTCGGGTCCTTCTGGGTCACAGCCACGTCCACCAGCCCCGGCATCTTGTAGAGGACGTCCCTGAGCTTTCGGGCGAAGGCGACGTTTTCGTCCAGATCCGAGCCCTGGATCTCGACGGAGATCGGTTTATTGCTCCCCATGAGCGCCATGGAGACCGGGTCCTGCGCGCTCACGCGGATCTTGCTGATCCCCGGGATCTTCTCCACCTTCTTTCTCAGGGCCGCAGCGATCTCATCGGTGCTCCTCTCTCTCTCTGTCTTGGGTGCCATCTTGAAAAAGAGGTTCCCCACGTTCGGCCCTTCATCAAAGCCCAGGGCTACGCCGATCCCCCGCTCGGTCTGCCCGCCGAAGGCATAGGAATGCAAAAGCTCTTCGGGACGAATCACATCGTCAACATTATGAAAGATCTCCTCGATGACCTTTGTGCTCTCTTCGATCCGGGTCCCCTCGGGAAGCCTGAAGTCGATGCTCAGGTCCCCGGTGTCGGTCTTGGGCATGAAGGAGGTGGAGAGGAACGGAATGAGCGAGAGCCCGCTCATAAAAAAGCAGACGGATAGGAGAACCACGGTCTTCTTATGGCCAAGCGCCCAGGTGAGCAGCCGGCTGTAGGCCTCTTCGATCCATTCAAACCACGCTTCGGTCTTGCCGTAGAACCTCCCCAGGACCCCGTTCCGCTCAGAGCCTTTTCCAGGCGCGGGCCTGAGCCATCGGGAGGAGAGCATGGGCGTCAAAGAAAGGGACGTGAAGAGGGAGGCCATGAGGGTCGCCACGAGCACGAAGCCGAGCTGTTTGAAGATGATCCCCGCGAGCCCGGTCAGGAACATCAGAGGGAGAAAGATCACCGCCGTGGTCATGGTGGAGGCGGTGATGGCCATGCCCATCTCGCTCGTCCCGAAGACGGCCGCGGTCGTGACGCGGCCCCCATGTTCCACGTGCCGCGTAATGTTCTCGAGCACCACGATCCCGTTGTCCACGACCATGCCCGAGGCAATGGCCAGGGACATGAGGGACATGAGATTGATGGTATAACCGAAGAGGTAGAGCAGGATAAAGGAGATGATCAAAGAAAAGGGAATGATCAGCGAGATGATCACGGCGGTCCGCACCCGTCTTAGGAAAAAGACCGTTACGATGACCACGAAAAAAATGCTCCACATCAACGTATCGGCCAGGTTCCTGACCGAGGTCAGGATGTTATCGGAGTTGTCCATGACCACATTGACCTGGACGTCCGATGGCAGGCCGGATCGGATCCGGTCGAGCTCGTGCTTGACCCGGCGGGTCACGTCCACGGTGTTCTTGCCGGTCTGCTTCTGCAGGATCATCACCAGGCCTTCCTTGCCGTCCCCCCAGCCGTGCAGGTCCACGGGCTTGTACGCGTCCTCCACCGCGGCCACGTCCCGGAGATAGACGGGCCTTGATCCTTCATGCCCGATCACCGTGTCCCGGATCTCCTCCATGGTCCGGTACCGGCCGGGAATCCGGACAAAATACTCACGCAGGCCTGACTTGATGCTCCCCGCCGGGATGTTCAGATTTTCGGCGGCAAGCACGCGGTTGACCTGTTCGATGGAGAGGTTGAAGCCCTCGAGCTTTCGAATGTCGAAGTAGATGTTGATCCGCCGCCGGAGCCCGCCGTAGATCTCCATGCCCCCCACGCCCGGGATCCGCTTCAGCTCGTCGGCGATCTTTTTGTCCGCGAGATGGAAGAGCCTCGGCCAGGTCAGATCCCCGGTGACGGTGAGAAAGAGGATCGGGGCCGTGGCGCTGCTGAACTTGAAGAGCATGGGCTGTTCGATATCGCCGGGCAGCTCCTTCTTGGCCATCTCCAGGGCGTCCCGGATGTCGTTTCCGGCTTCGTCCAGGTCCGTGCCCCAGTCGAACTTGCACTGGACCAGGGAAAGGTTGTCAATGGACTTGGAGGTCAGGGTGTCGAGATTGTTGACCACGCTGACCCAGTTTTCGATCTCCTTGGTGACCTCGGTCTCCACGTCCGATGCCGAGGCCCCTGGCCAGTTGGTCATGATGGAGATCACCGGCGGCTCGATGTTGGGAAACATGTCGATGCCGAGACGGGACATGGAGAAAAGGCCGATGATGAAGACCCCCAGGAAGAGCATGAGGATGGCCACGGGCTGTCTGACTGAAAACTCCGGAAGCTTCATCCCTTGCCCTTTCCGTTCTCTTTGTTCTCTTTGTTCTCTTTGGGCGCGGCCCCGCCCTCCCCGGTTTCAACGGTTACGGCATAGCCGTGCTTGAGCCGGTTCTGCCCTTTGATCACGACCTGCTCTCCGGCCGAGACCCCCTCCAGGACCTCCGCATCATTCTCCTGGTATCGCCCCAGTTTCAGGTTGCGGAGTTCCGCTTTCCCGTCTTTGACTACAAAGAGATAAAAACGGCCCGTGCCCGGATCGGTCTTAAGGGCGTCCCTCGGCGCCACGACCCCCTCTTTCTTTCCGAGATGAATTTCCAGATGGGCGAACATGCCTGAGNNNNNNNNNNNNCGAACATGCCTGAGCGCAGCGTCAGGTCCGGATTTGCCACATGGATTTCCACCTCTCCGGTGCGGGTAGCCGGGTCGAGGGTCGGATTGATCAGCGAGATTTCCCCGGAGAAGATTTTGTCGGGGAAGGCGTCCACGCGCATCTCAATGTGCATCCCCTTCCGGATATTCGGGAAGTCCCTCTCCGTGACCGTGGTCACGATCTTGAGCGTTTTGTCTGAGGAGATACGAAGCACGGGCCGGCCTGGATCGGAGAGCGAGCCCCGGTCCACGTAACGGGCCGAGACATAACCGCTGATCGGGGCGAAGATCTTGTGGTCGTCCCGCAGGACCTTGAGCTGTCTGAGCTGGGCCTGGATCCCCTCGACCTGGGCCTTTGCGCTCAACTGCCGGGCCTCGGCCACGTCGAGCCGCTGCTGGGACACGGCATTCATCTCAAAGAGTTTCCGGAGGCGCACAATCTCCTTTTCCGCCAGATCAAGATCCGCTTGCGCCGCGTGCAGGGATGCATCCTCCTGCTGGATCTGCGCTTCGATGCCCCGGGCCTCGAGCGCCGCCAGAAGCTCCCCTCGATTCACAAAGTCCCCCTTGTCCACCTTGAGGATCTCGATAATCTTTCCCGGAACCTTAGGATAGACCGTGACCTCCGCCCCCGAACGGAGATCGCCCGTCTGATCAATCACGCGGTCCAGAGATGCCGTCCTCGCCGGGACCGTCTGGACCGGCACGACTTCGACTTTGCTCTCCTCGGCGGTCTTGCCCAGCCTCGCACGGACCACGTTGATCAGCGTCACGGCGGTAAAAAGGAGGATGAGTATGACCGCAATCGAGATACCTCGTTTCTTGGCGTCCATAGGTTCCATCAGTCTGAGCCCTTTCTTTAATTCAGATTCTTCTCCTCTACGAGCCATCGGCCATTTGGCGGGCCACAGGGTTCGAGGATTCCAGGGTTTAAAGGATCCCAGGGTTCAAGGGTTCGAGTGGTTCACTTGACCCCTCGGCCCCTTCTGCGCCGGCCGCATACCTCTACCCGCTCATTTGGAGATGATCCTCAATTTATTGCTCCCTCCCCGCGCCCATGGCCCGCAGCAAAGAGGCCGAGGCCACGTTGTATCCGTACAGGGCGCCGTAGTAATGCGCCTCGGCCTGAGAGAGGAGGGTCTGCGCATCCAGGACTTCGGTGGACGTGGTCATCTGCTCCTTGTACTGCAGGTCGGTGATCCTGTAATTTTCCTTGGCCTGTTCCACGGCCCCCTTGGCGGTATCCATGTTTTTCATTGCGGTCTGAAGATCGAGATACGCCTGCTTGATCTCGATTGCGACCTTGTCTCTCAGCCGGTTTCGGGACTCCTCGGCTTTCTCCTTTTCATAGAGGGTCTGCGCCACATCGTCCCCGGTTTTCCCCCACTCGAAGAAGGTCCACTTGGCCTCAAGACCGATCAAGGCATTCTTGGTGTTGGTGAAATCGTTTCCATTGACTTCGGCGTTATCGCCCTGACGATAGTACTCCCCGACCAGCATGACACCCGGATAGTAATGACTTCTCGCCAGCCTGACCGACTTCCCGGCCTGTTCCACGGTCACCTCCATCACGTGGACCTCGGGCCTTTTCTCCAGGCCCTGACGAAGGGACTCCTCCAGGGACGGCGCATAGGGCGTCCAGGAGAGGATATCTTCCAAAAGGAGATCATCATTGATTCCCCGTTTGAGCAGGAGATTCAGATTGGACCGGGTGAGTTCCTCTCGGTTGCCCGCCCTGACCAGTTCCTGCTCGGCATCGGCGAGCTGAACCTCGGATTTCAAGAGATCATTCCTGGGGATCATCCCTGCATCATACATGGCCTGGGCGTCCTTGAGGTGGCTTCTGAGTCTTTTCACCGCGTCTTCCGCCACGCTGCGGAAACGGCCGGCCAGAAGATGCTGGAAATAGGCCTCCTTGGTCCTGAGGATGATCTCTTCCCTGACCTCCTCCTTTTCCAGTTTAGCCGTATCCACCCCGAGTTCGGCGAGCTCGTGAGCGGTGGTCAGGGCAAAACCCGTGAAGATGGGCTGTGCAAAACCCACGGTCCACCGGTAGTTCGGTTTGCTGCCGATGATGAATGCCGGATTGGCTCCGAAGACGGCCTCCGGGTCATCGGAGAGGCGGGTCATGCTGTAGCCGGTCTCGAATTTCGCCAGGAGATCGGCCGAGGCGCTTCGGGCACGGGCCTTTGCCGCGGCCACGGAGCTTTCGGCTATCTTGATCTCGCTGTTTTTCTCCAACGCGATCCGGACCGCCTCCTCAAGGGTGAGGTGGGAAGCCGGAGCAGACGCCTCGGCTGTTTCTTCTTTACCTTCCGGATTCGCCCCTTCTTCGGCCCCGAAGAGCGCCGGAGGGAGAGGGAGTCTGATCAGTATCCATACGAAAAGCCATATCCATTTTTTCATTGCCTGCCCCCCCCGTTTTTGAAGCGCCGTTTAAAAATATATCCATGATCGTCTCTGCGTCAAATGGATGTCTGTCAGGACTCTCCATGTGCGCCACTAAAAAGGCTGTAGAGATACTGTCCAACGTCAGGGCTAAAAGGTAAGGATCCTGTTCTCTAAAGAGTTTCTTCTTCATCCCGCTCTGAAAGACGCCGGCCAGTTTCTGAAGATACTCCTCATACCGTGTTCTGATCTCCTGGTCCAGGCCGGTCTTGATATGGATGGTCGCCCCCTGGGTCTCAGCGAAGTAGATGCGGACCGAATCCATATTTTCAAGAAAGACGCGGGTCTTGGCCTCCACGCAGGCCTTGAGCCTTTTCACTTCTCCGGTGCGGGTCTGAAGCACCTTCATGAGGCTAAAATGAAATTGATCAGCCGTGTCCGTAATCAGGGTCTTGTAGATCTCGTCCTTATTGGCAAAGAAATTATAGAGGGTCCCCACGGCGAATTCCGATTTCTCCGCAATCTCCTGCATGGAGGTCCCGTGAAACCCCTTTTCGGAAAAGAGCGCCAGGGCCGTTTTGAGAATCTCCGACCGGCGCTGCCGGTATTCACGCTCTTTTCTCGGAGGCCTTGTGTTTCTCATAAAATTCAACCTAACCATGATTGATGATCTCGTAAAAGTCCAAAACCTCCCTCTCCCTTGATGGGAGAGGGGAAGGGTGAGGGTGGGAAATTATATGAATTCAGCCTGTTATACCCCCCCTCCCCTTCATCCCCTCCCAATAGAGGGGAAATAAAACTTTTTACGAGTCAATCATAATTGATGATCCGCATAAGGAATGAAATGATATTCATATTATGAATTATGATTCAACTTGTCAAGGGGAAAATCAGCGGTTTGCGGCCGGGCATAAAAGTTTGCAAGAGTAAAGAGAAATATGTTTAAAGAAAAATATTGCTTAAATACCCCTTTTGAAATAAAATATATCTAACAGCATTCAGGCAAGGCAGAGAAATTCTTTTCAAAGTATATCGCATTTAAGGGATAAGACCGTAGAAAACCGGGCGTTTTTCAATCCCACTGGATATACCGACTCCAAAAAAGGGTTGCAAGATGGCCAATGATGTGCTGATCGTCAGTCCGGACCCTGCCGAAATAAAAATCCTCAAGAGTCTGTTCAGTACACGAGATCTTAAAATCACGGATTGTTCCAATGACCAGGAGGCCTTGAAGCTCATCAAGGACAACCCGTTCTCTCTGGTCATGATTTCTCCTCTCGGAGAGGGTGTTCACGGTCTGAGCCTCAAAAAAAATATACAGCATCTAAGACCTGAAACCGAGGTCATCCTTCTCACGAACTTCAAGACCATCCGCACGTCAGACGATGTGCTGCATTACGGCGCTTCGGATTACATCCTCCATCTCGATGATCTGCGGCGGCTCCTGATCCATTCCACCATGAAAAAGGGCCTGGAAACCCCGGAAGATCCGGAAGAGATGCGGATCAAGGATTTTTTCTTCAACCTCACGGATCTTCTGGTCGGCATCCTTGAGATTGATGATAAATATTTTTCAGGCAACACCCATACGGTCATGAAGCTTTCACGGCAGATTGCGGAGAGAATGGGATTGAACAGAAAAATGATCGATTCCATCACCCTTGGAAGCCTTCTGCGTGATCTCGGAAAGATCGGGGTCAAGCAGCAGATTTTAAACGAGACCAGAGAGCTGACGGAAGACGAACTCATGAGCATCAAGGACCACTGCCAGACCAGCCTGAAATTACTGAAAAGGCTGAACCTCCCCTGGCGGGTTGATCAGGTCATCCAGCACCACCATGAAAGCTACGATGGGAGCGGGTATCCTTCGGGACTCAAGGGACGCGAGATCCCGCTCGGCGCCCGAATCCTCTCCGTGGTCGACTCTTACGTGGCCATGACCACCGACCGTCCCTACCGGAAGGCCATGAACGGAGATTCGGCGGTGGAAGAGATCCAACAGAAAGCCGGAACCATTTACGATCCGGAGGTGGTTGAGATCTTTCTAAGCGTCATTCAGGAAGACTGGAAACGGAATGCCGACAGCAAGGAGCGCCTCCTGGTGGTGGATGATGAAAAGTACATACAGACCCTGATCAAACTTCACATGGTCAACGAAGGCTTCGAAGTCATGACCGCGGAAAACGGCGCCGAGGCCATCATGCTCATCAAACAAAAAAGACCCAGCCTGATTGTCTCGGACGTGGAGATGCCGCTCATGGATGGATATACCCTGTGCAGGGCCCTGTCTCAGGACCCGGCATTCAGTGATATCCCCTTCATCTTCCTCTCCTCCCATAAGGATCCCGATGACCGTATCCAGGGATTAAGGCTCGGCGCCATGGATTACATCACGAAACCCTTCGACCTGGAAGAACTTTCCCTGAAGATCAACACCCTTCTAAAAAGAGAGAAGAAGATCCGCCGGGATCCGGACAAGGAAAGTGGGATCAAGGGACGGCTTGAAGACATGCCGCTCCAGGATATTGCCCAGATACTGAATCTCGGTCTGAAAACCGCCAAGGTTGAGATCCATCCGGACACCGAAGAAAACCATGGAGAGGTCTTCTTTTCCCGTGGCGAGGTGACCGCTGCATACACCGACGGTCTCGACGGCGAGAAGGCCTTCAACCGGATGCTCCACTGGAACGCCGGGAATTTCAAAATCAGGCACGGCATTCAGTCCAAGGTGATGAATATCGCAAAGACGACCATGGGCCTCCTGATGGACGGGGTCAAGTTGATCGACGAAGAAAACCGGGACCGGGATATGCAGACAACAGAGGAGAGACTCCCCTCCGGCGGATCCTCTGCACGATGACGTCATGGTTCACTCACCGCCGCCGCCCAATACCGCGTACATCCTCACCTGGTTTGC from Nitrospirae bacterium CG2_30_53_67 includes the following:
- a CDS encoding acriflavin resistance protein, which encodes MKLPEFSVRQPVAILMLFLGVFIIGLFSMSRLGIDMFPNIEPPVISIMTNWPGASASDVETEVTKEIENWVSVVNNLDTLTSKSIDNLSLVQCKFDWGTDLDEAGNDIRDALEMAKKELPGDIEQPMLFKFSSATAPILFLTVTGDLTWPRLFHLADKKIADELKRIPGVGGMEIYGGLRRRINIYFDIRKLEGFNLSIEQVNRVLAAENLNIPAGSIKSGLREYFVRIPGRYRTMEEIRDTVIGHEGSRPVYLRDVAAVEDAYKPVDLHGWGDGKEGLVMILQKQTGKNTVDVTRRVKHELDRIRSGLPSDVQVNVVMDNSDNILTSVRNLADTLMWSIFFVVIVTVFFLRRVRTAVIISLIIPFSLIISFILLYLFGYTINLMSLMSLAIASGMVVDNGIVVLENITRHVEHGGRVTTAAVFGTSEMGMAITASTMTTAVIFLPLMFLTGLAGIIFKQLGFVLVATLMASLFTSLSLTPMLSSRWLRPAPGKGSERNGVLGRFYGKTEAWFEWIEEAYSRLLTWALGHKKTVVLLSVCFFMSGLSLIPFLSTSFMPKTDTGDLSIDFRLPEGTRIEESTKVIEEIFHNVDDVIRPEELLHSYAFGGQTERGIGVALGFDEGPNVGNLFFKMAPKTERERSTDEIAAALRKKVEKIPGISKIRVSAQDPVSMALMGSNKPISVEIQGSDLDENVAFARKLRDVLYKMPGLVDVAVTQKDPRPELWVDVDRQKAAALGLNIAAVAGTLRNYFYGKDASEYKDAADSYDIFTRFDEADKDRLQNLLDAPIFTPDGRKIRLSNLARIVEGEGPIEIERKNRQQVVRVEADLFGRALGDATKEIRETLEGMGLPDGVTVSFGGDVEEQKKAFGELTSLLILGILLVYMIMAALFENLRDPFIIMFSIPFAFTGVIYAFYLTGVSLGLISFMGVIMLMGIVVNNAIILVDYIHLLQKRGYELLDAVTQAGKHRLRPVLMTTLTTLFGMVPLAVSRQVGAEVWNPLGITMIGGLTVSTLVTLVLIPTIYYMFERRKKTGFEDSRGRGVK
- a CDS encoding transcriptional regulator produces the protein MKLLLIIYDVDFDEDVMETLNHCRVTGYTQWDRVLGKGKNSDPKLDTPVWPGFNRAVAVAVEEEIEDTVMKAVQELSDRLGGSGFKVFELPVIRVV